The Morococcus cerebrosus sequence ACTCTGCCCGTATTGCGGCGCGAATTTTGCCACATCTTCCATCCGGCAATCCCGATACCCGCACACAAAACCGACAATAAGCCAAACAGCCAGCCCAACCGCCCCGCCCATGCAAACGCAAACCACACCAGCCAAGTCGTCAGGAAAAACGGGACAGCAACCCAGCACAAAACTAAAAGCGAACGCGGCTTAAACACCCATTGCTCGATATTCGCTTGATCGGTTTGTTCAGACGGCATCCGCCCTACCCTTTCAATTCGTCCAAATCGGCAACATTAATCGTTTGTCGGTTGCGGTACACTAGCACCATAATCGCCAAACCGATGGCGGATTCGGCAGCAGCGACGGTCAATACGAAGAATACGAAAATCTGTCCGGCGGTATCGCCCAGATGCTGCGAGAAGGCGATAAAGTTGAAGTTTACCGCCAAAAGCATCAGCTCGATCGACATCAGCAAGACCAGCACGTTTTTGCGGTTCATAAAGATGCCCATCGCGCTGATACCGAACAGGAGCGCGCCCAATACCAAATAATGCGTCAAGGTAATCATGCTTTGCCCTCCTCTTTCGGCTTGAGGTCGTCTGAAACTTCGTTTTCTTCCGCAGATTCGGTTTGCGGTTTCACGGCTTCCATTTTCACCAAGCGCATACGGCCTTGGTCGGCGCGCACTTTAACTTGGTCGGCAGGATCCATGCGTTTCGGATTGGTGGTTTTACGGTGAACCAGCGCAATCGCCGCCACCATACCCAACAGCAGCAATACCGCCGCCAGCTCAAACGGCAGCAGGTAGTCGGTATAAATACGGCTGCCCAAATCGCGGATGTTGTTGTAATCCGCAGGAATGTCTTTCATCAAACCAAATGCGGCAAGGTCGGTTTTCGGGTTGACCAGAATCAGAATCAGCGCAACCGCCAACAGCGTACCGACCACACCGGCAACAGGCGCATGACGCCAGAAACCGGCGCGCATTTCCTCGATGTCGATATTCAGCATCATCACGACGAACAGGAACAGCACCATCACTGCGCCGACATACACGACCACCAGCGTAACGCCCAAAAACTCCGCCTGCATCAGCATCCAAATCATCGCGCTCACGCAGAAGGTCAGCACCAGATGCAAAGCGGCATGGACAGGGTTTTTCGCAGTAACGGTACGCAGCGCACCGTATAGGACGATGGCGGCAAGGATATAGAACAGAATCGCGGAAAAAGTCATTCGTCTGCTCCTTAGCGGTACGGCGCGTCAGCGGCTTTGCGCTTGGCGATTTCGGCTTCGTATTTGTCGCCGATTGCCAAGAGGATCGGCTTGGTCATGTGCAAGTCGCCTTTTTTCTCGCCGTGGTATTCAAAAATATGGGTTTCCACAATCGCATCGGTCGGACAGGCTTCTTCGCAGAAGCCGCAGAAGATACACTTGGTCAGGTCGATGTCGTAACGCTTGGTGCGGCGCGTGCCGTCTTCGCGTTCTTCAGATTCGATGTTGATCGCCATTGCCGGACACACCGCCTCGCACAATTTACACGCGATGCAGCGTTCCTCACCGTTCGGATACCGCCGCTGCGCGTGCAGACCGCGGAAACGCACAGACTGCGGCGTTTTCTCTTCGGGGAAATAAATCGTGTCTTTGCGGGCGAAAAAGTTTTTGAGCGTTACGCCCATGCCTTTGACGAGTTCGCCGAGCAAGAAAGTTTTTACTAAATTAGCCATATTCTGTTCCCTCAAAACAGGGATTCCGTTAAATATTCAAAACTGCGTTTTCAGACGACCTTGATACGTCGTCTGAAACTTATTTCCACAAATTCAGCGGCGAAATCATCCACACACCCAAAATCACGATATAGGCGAAGCCGATGGGAATCAGCACTTTCCAGCCCAAACGCATGATTTGGTCGTAGCGGTAGCGTGGGAAGGTTGCACGAATCCACAGATACCAGTACAGCACAGCCGCCATTTTCACGAACATCCAGAATGCGGAAGGCGTGCCGATAATGCCCCAGCTTTGCGGGAAGGGGGACAGCCAGCCGCCGAGGAACATCAGCGATGTCAGCGCAGCAATCAGGATCATGAAAATGTATTCGGCGAGGAAGAACAGCGCGAACGCGAAGCCGGAATATTCGACGTGGTGGCCGGCAACGATTTCAGACTCACCCTCTGCCACGTCAAACGGCGCGCGGTTGGTTTCGGCAACGGCGGAAATCAGATAGACGATGAAGATGGGGAACAGCGGCAGCCAGTTCCACGAGAACACAGAACCGCCCGCGATGCCTTTTGCCTGCGCGGCAACGATGTCGGAGAAGTTCATGCTGCCCGACACCATCACGACGCACACCAGCGCGGCACTCATGGCAATCTCGTAAGAAATGCTTTGTGCGGAAGCACGCATTGCGCCCAAGAACGAATATTTGGAGTTGGAAGCCCAGCCCGCGATGATCACGCCGTAAACCGACAGCGAGGTAATCATCAGGATGTACAAAAGGCCGATATTGATATTGGTCAGCACCCATTCTTCGTTGAACGGAATCACTGCCCATGCCGCGAAAGACGGGGCGAGCGACATAATCGGACCGATGTAGAACAGGGCTTTGTTTGACAGCTTCGGACGGGTAACTTCTTTAAACAAGAGTTTGAACACGTCGGCAAACGGCTGAATCAGACCCCACGGACCGGTTACGTTCGGACCGACGCGAAGCTGCATAAAGCCGATGACTTTACGTTCGAAATAAGTCAGGTAGGCGACGGTTAGAATCAGCGGAATCAGGATAATCACGATTTTGACGATGACGGACACCACCAAGCCCACGGTGATGCCCAAATCGCCCAGACCGAGCGTTGCGGCAAAGAGGTTTTGGAACCATTCCTGCATAATCAAGCTCCCGCCAGTTCAATAGTGTCCATCAACGCACCCAGCACGGCATTTTCGGTATGCAGCGGCAGATGCACCACGTTTTCAGGCAGTCCGGCATCGGCTTTGACCATCACGGACACGCCTGCGCCGTTTTGTTTGGCGACGGCGGTTTGTCCGTCTTGCAGGCCTAAGCGCGCCAAAGTGTTCGGATTCACACGCGCGGACGGCATGGCGGCATGGCTGGTCGCTTGTAACGGCTCGGAACGGCGCACGATGGCATCGGTGTGATAGATGCCGACTCCGCCTACGCGCACGAGGCGGCTTGAGGTCGTCTGAAAATCTTTTTGAGTCGATGCGGCGCGGTTGTTCAGTTTGGACGGCAGACTTTCCGCATCCAGCGCATCTTTCAGAATCGCGGCGGTATCGTGGTATTCAAAACCTTTCAGGTCAAACAGGTTGCCCAATACGCGCAACACTTTCCACAGCGGACGCGAGTCGCCGAAGCCCTGAACGACGCCGTGGAAGGATTGCAGACGGCCTTCCATATTGATGAAGCTGCCCGAGGTTTCGGTAAACGGGGCAATCGGCAACAATACGTCGCACACGTCCAGCAGCGTTTCGCTGACAAACGGTGTAAACGCCATCACGCTTTTTGCCTGTTTCAACGCGGCTACGGCTTTTGCACCGTCCGCCGTATCGATTTCCGGTTCGACGTTGAGCAGCAAAACTGCCTGTTTCGGCGCATTTGCCATTTCGGCAACGCTCTCGCCCGAGTTCACGCCCAATACATCCGCACCAACGCTGTTAGCAGCCTGCGGCAGAATACCCAGCACCGCGCCGGTTGCGTCCGCCAGCTCTTGCGCAGCGGCATAAATGGCGGCGTAATCGGGATGGTTTTGCACTTCCGCACCCAAAATCACCGCTGCTTTTTCAGCGTTTTTCAAGCTGGCGGTAATTGCGTGTTCCGCATCGGCAGACAGGTTTTTCAGACGACCTGCCCACTCGTCGGGATGCACCGCTTCCTGAGCCAGAAGCGGCATCAGCAATTCTTCCTTGCTGCTTGCCAACACGCTCAAGGCCATGCGTTCTTTGGCGGCACGGCGCAGGCGGGCGGTCAGAAGCGGCTGTTCTTTGCGCAGGTTCGCACCGACCACCAGTACGGCTTCGTTGTCCGCCAGCGATTCGATACTTTGTCCCAGCCATTGTGCACCATTGAGGTCGTCTGAAAGACGTTTGTCCAGTTGGCGCAGGCGGGTAGCGAAGTTTTTAACACCCAAGCCATTAGCAAATTTTTTCGCCAGATACAGTTCTTCGACCGTATTCATCGGATTCGCCCAAATGCCGACTTGGTTTTGGTTGCCGTCTTTGGCGATACATTCAATCGCGCTGCGGACATATTCCAGTGCGGTTTTCCAATCTACGTCCATCCACTCGCCGCCCTGTTTGATTTTCGGGTTTTTCAGACGGCTTTCGTGATACAGGCCTTCATAGGCAAAACGGTCGCGGTCGGACAGCCAGCATTCGTTGATGGCTTCGTTTTCCAACGGCAATACGCGGCGGACGGTATGGTCTTTGGTTTGCACAATCAAGTTGCTGCCCAAAGCGTCATGGGCGGAAACGGATTTGCGGCGGTTCAATTCCCAAGTACGCGCGTTGAAACGGAACGGTTTACTGGTCAGCGCGCCGACGGGGCACAAATCGATGACGTTGCCCGACAGCTCGGTTTCCACCGCTTTGCCGATAAAGGGCATGATTTCGGAGTGTTCGCCGCGATTCGCCATCGCAATTTCCTGCAGGCCGGCGATTTCTTCGGTGAAACGTACGCAGCGGGTGCAGTGAATGCAGCGGCTCATTTCCTCGGCGGAAACCAAAGGTCCCATGTCTTTGCCGACGACGGAACGTTTTTCTTCGGTATAGCGGCTGGTGGTTTTGCCGTAGCCCATCGCCAAATCCTGCAACTGGCATTCGCCGCCTTGGTCGCAGGTCGGACAGTCGAGCGGATGGTTGATGAGCAGGAACTCCATCACGCCTTCCTGCGCCTCTCGGGCTTTTGCCGAATGCGTACGCACAATCATGCCGTCTGTAACCGGCGTGGCACAGGCGGGCAGAGGTTTGGGGGCTTTTTCCACATCCACCAAACACATACGGCAGTTGGCGGCGATGGAAAGTTTTTTGTGGTAACAGAAATGCGGGATATAAGTACCGAGCTTGTGCGCGGCTTCAATCACCGTCGCACCCTGCTCCACAGATACCTGTTTGCCGTCGATTTCGATTTGTAACATGGTTCGTTCCTAGTTACGGATTCTTAATGAAGATTTTTGTTGCAGGTCGTCTGAACGGGTTTCAGACGGCCTTTGCTGTGTGTTGTGTGTGTTTAGGTGCTGCTTGGTTTTTATGGCGGCCGATTCAGACGGCCTTTTTCATTTTTTGTTGGGTCTCGACCCAACCTGCCTTGCTACCTTTGATTTTTGTTGGGCCGAGACCCAAGCTACTTTGCTAATGATTCAGCAATGATGACACATCTATTTCTGGTTGCTCATGCAACTTGACACATTTCGAAGAGTTGTAAATATCAATCAGAGTTTCAATTTGTCCTTCAAAAGACTGCCCTTCTAAGTTCATCTCATCACGGACTTCTTGTCCAAGATACATGGCATCACGAGCTGAACCTTGTATATTTTTTTCTTTTGTGTACTGCTCCATTTTTTGCGAGATCATTTTTAATGCTGCACCTTGCTCAAGCTGGTTTGCAGCAATACCACATTTCATAAAAGTCTTTAAATCATCATGCTCAGAAGAACAACCAAATAACAATCCAGTTAGAGCAATCAATACCAGTTTCTTCATTTTTATATTTCTCATTACGTTCAACACCACTTGTGCCCTTTCATCGGCTTGCCGTGTTCAATGTAATGCACAAATTCATCACGGAAATGCTTGGTAAAGCTGCGGACGGGGAAGACGGCGGCGTCGGCGAGGGCGCAGATGGTGCGGCCTGCCATTTGGTTGCCGACGGAATCCAGCAAATCCAAGTCTTCCATGCGGCCTTTGCCTTCTACGATGCGGTGGACGATGCGGTAGAGCCAGCCGGTGCCTTCGCGGCAGGGGGTGCATTGGCCGCAGGATTCGTCATAATAGAAATAGCTTAATCGCTCAAGGGCTTTGACCATGCACACGTCTTCGTCCATCACGATAATCGCGCCGGAGCCGAGCATGGAGCCGGCTTTGGAAATCGAGTCATAGTCCATATTGGTCTGCATCATGATGTCGGCAGGCAATACGGGCGCGGACGAACCGCCGGGGATAACGGCTTTGAGTTTTTTGCCGCCGCGCATACCGCCCGCCATTTTCAGGATTTCGGCAAACGGCGTGCCTAACGGCACTTCATAATTACCCGGACGTTCGACGTGGCCGGAGATGCAGAACAGTTTGGTTCCGCCGGCATTCGGAATGCCTTTGTCGGCAAACGCCTGACCGCCGTCGCGGACGATAAACGGTACGGAGGCGAAGGTTTCGGTATTGTTGATGGTGGTCGGCTTGCCGTACAGGCCGAACGAGGCGGGGAACGGCGGTTTGAAGCGCGGCTGGCCTTTTTTGCCTTCCAGCGATTCGAGCAATGCGGTCTCTTCGCCGCAAATGTATGCGCCGTAGCCGTGGTGGGCGAAGAGTTCGAATTCGAAGTCCGAACCTAAAATATTCTTACCCAAAAAACCTGCGGCGCGCGCTTGGTCGAGTGCGGTTTCAAAGCGTTGATAACCTTCGAAGATTTCACCGTGAATGTAGTTGTAGCCCGCTTTCGCACCCATCGCGTAACCGGCGATAATCATGCCTTCAATCAGGGCATGGGGATTGAACATGATGATGTCGCGGTCTTTGAACGTGCCCGGTTCACCTTCGTCGGTGTTGCAGACGACGTATTTTTCACCGGGGAAGGAACGGGGCATAAAGCTCCATTTCAAGCCGGTCGGAAAGCCCGCACCGCCGCGCCCGCGCAGACCGGAGGTTTTGACTTCGTCAATCACGTCGGTTTGCGAGATGTTTTCGGACAGGATTCTACGCAGCGCGCTGTAACCGCCGCGTTTGACGTATTCGTCCAATGTCCAGCAGTCGGGATTGGCGGTATCCACTTGGTCAAAAATCACGCCTGATTGGTAAATAGCCATGTTGCTTGCTCGGGGTTGTTTGGTTTGGGTTTCAGACGGCCTTGGTCATGTAGCGGGCGGCCTTGGGTTTTTGTTGGGTCTTGACCCAACCTGCTTTGTTTTCAGACTGGCATTTTATTCTGCTGCTTTTTGCGCCAATCGCAAGTAATTTGTTAAATGCTTGTTTTCTATATCTTCAAGCGTATGCAATTTCAAATGACGGCGGCCTTTACCTTTGCCTTCCAATAAACCGTGCGGGTCTGCCATCTCGGCACCACGGCCGAATTCCACGGTTACATGCTGCTTATAAACAAAAATGCCGCAAAACAGTTCGGGGGCTGCAAACAAAATGCCGCCATATTTCACTTCTTCGCCTACTGTATCCGCCAGCTGCCATATTTTCGTGCGCACGCTGTTGGCGATTTCATACAAGGCGGGATTACTCATTTGCCATTCATCCAGCAGTTTTTTACTTTTTGATCCATGGTCTTCTCCTAATTTGAACTTGCAGTATTTCCGTAGGTCGGATTCTTGAATCCGACATTTTGCCTCTTTATCCACTCTGTCGGATACAAGTATCCGACCTACGTTTAAATCGTCGTTTCAGACGACCTACTCCAACTCCGCCAGTTTCTTCTCAATCGCCTCTTCAGTCATAAAGCTGCACATGCTATGGTTGTTTACCAGCATAACGGGGGCATCGCCGCATGCGCCCATGCATTCGCCTTCGACTAGGGTGAATTTGCCGTCGGGCGTGGTTTCGCCGTAGCCGATACCGAGTTTTTTCTTCAGGTATTCGCCGGTATCCATGCCGCCACGGAGGGCGCAGGGCAGGTTGGTGCAGACGGTCAGTTTGTATTTGCCGACCGGCTCGAGGTCGTACATATTGTAGAAAGTGGCGACTTCGTATGCCTGCGCCGGCGTGATGCCGATGTAGTCGGCAACAAAGGCGATGGTTTCGGGGGCGAGCCAGCCTTTTTCGGTCTGGGCAATACGCAATGCGCCCATAATGGCGGAGCGGCGTTGGTCGGCAGGATATTTTGCCAACTCGATGTCGATTTGTTTTAAGGATTCTGCGGATAACATTATCGGTCAACCTCCCCGAATACGATGTCCTGCGTACCGATAATGGCAACGACGTCGGCGAGCATGTGGCCTTTTGCCATTTCGTCCATGCCTTGCAGGTGGGCGAAGCCGGGTGCGCGGATTTTCAGGCGGTATGGTTTGTTTGCGCCGTCTGAAATGATGTAAACGCCGAACTCGCCTTTCGGGTGTTCGACAGCGGTGTAAGTCTCGCCCTCGGGAACGTGCATACCCTCGGTAAAGAGTTTGAAATGGTGAATCAGGTCTTCCATGCCTGTTTTCATTTCGGTGCGTTTGGG is a genomic window containing:
- the nuoG gene encoding NADH-quinone oxidoreductase subunit NuoG; amino-acid sequence: MLQIEIDGKQVSVEQGATVIEAAHKLGTYIPHFCYHKKLSIAANCRMCLVDVEKAPKPLPACATPVTDGMIVRTHSAKAREAQEGVMEFLLINHPLDCPTCDQGGECQLQDLAMGYGKTTSRYTEEKRSVVGKDMGPLVSAEEMSRCIHCTRCVRFTEEIAGLQEIAMANRGEHSEIMPFIGKAVETELSGNVIDLCPVGALTSKPFRFNARTWELNRRKSVSAHDALGSNLIVQTKDHTVRRVLPLENEAINECWLSDRDRFAYEGLYHESRLKNPKIKQGGEWMDVDWKTALEYVRSAIECIAKDGNQNQVGIWANPMNTVEELYLAKKFANGLGVKNFATRLRQLDKRLSDDLNGAQWLGQSIESLADNEAVLVVGANLRKEQPLLTARLRRAAKERMALSVLASSKEELLMPLLAQEAVHPDEWAGRLKNLSADAEHAITASLKNAEKAAVILGAEVQNHPDYAAIYAAAQELADATGAVLGILPQAANSVGADVLGVNSGESVAEMANAPKQAVLLLNVEPEIDTADGAKAVAALKQAKSVMAFTPFVSETLLDVCDVLLPIAPFTETSGSFINMEGRLQSFHGVVQGFGDSRPLWKVLRVLGNLFDLKGFEYHDTAAILKDALDAESLPSKLNNRAASTQKDFQTTSSRLVRVGGVGIYHTDAIVRRSEPLQATSHAAMPSARVNPNTLARLGLQDGQTAVAKQNGAGVSVMVKADAGLPENVVHLPLHTENAVLGALMDTIELAGA
- a CDS encoding DUF1801 domain-containing protein yields the protein MSNPALYEIANSVRTKIWQLADTVGEEVKYGGILFAAPELFCGIFVYKQHVTVEFGRGAEMADPHGLLEGKGKGRRHLKLHTLEDIENKHLTNYLRLAQKAAE
- the nuoF gene encoding NADH-quinone oxidoreductase subunit NuoF; the protein is MAIYQSGVIFDQVDTANPDCWTLDEYVKRGGYSALRRILSENISQTDVIDEVKTSGLRGRGGAGFPTGLKWSFMPRSFPGEKYVVCNTDEGEPGTFKDRDIIMFNPHALIEGMIIAGYAMGAKAGYNYIHGEIFEGYQRFETALDQARAAGFLGKNILGSDFEFELFAHHGYGAYICGEETALLESLEGKKGQPRFKPPFPASFGLYGKPTTINNTETFASVPFIVRDGGQAFADKGIPNAGGTKLFCISGHVERPGNYEVPLGTPFAEILKMAGGMRGGKKLKAVIPGGSSAPVLPADIMMQTNMDYDSISKAGSMLGSGAIIVMDEDVCMVKALERLSYFYYDESCGQCTPCREGTGWLYRIVHRIVEGKGRMEDLDLLDSVGNQMAGRTICALADAAVFPVRSFTKHFRDEFVHYIEHGKPMKGHKWC
- the nuoE gene encoding NADH-quinone oxidoreductase subunit NuoE, with the protein product MLSAESLKQIDIELAKYPADQRRSAIMGALRIAQTEKGWLAPETIAFVADYIGITPAQAYEVATFYNMYDLEPVGKYKLTVCTNLPCALRGGMDTGEYLKKKLGIGYGETTPDGKFTLVEGECMGACGDAPVMLVNNHSMCSFMTEEAIEKKLAELE
- the nuoK gene encoding NADH-quinone oxidoreductase subunit NuoK, with protein sequence MITLTHYLVLGALLFGISAMGIFMNRKNVLVLLMSIELMLLAVNFNFIAFSQHLGDTAGQIFVFFVLTVAAAESAIGLAIMVLVYRNRQTINVADLDELKG
- the nuoI gene encoding NADH-quinone oxidoreductase subunit NuoI — its product is MANLVKTFLLGELVKGMGVTLKNFFARKDTIYFPEEKTPQSVRFRGLHAQRRYPNGEERCIACKLCEAVCPAMAINIESEEREDGTRRTKRYDIDLTKCIFCGFCEEACPTDAIVETHIFEYHGEKKGDLHMTKPILLAIGDKYEAEIAKRKAADAPYR
- the nuoH gene encoding NADH-quinone oxidoreductase subunit NuoH, with product MQEWFQNLFAATLGLGDLGITVGLVVSVIVKIVIILIPLILTVAYLTYFERKVIGFMQLRVGPNVTGPWGLIQPFADVFKLLFKEVTRPKLSNKALFYIGPIMSLAPSFAAWAVIPFNEEWVLTNINIGLLYILMITSLSVYGVIIAGWASNSKYSFLGAMRASAQSISYEIAMSAALVCVVMVSGSMNFSDIVAAQAKGIAGGSVFSWNWLPLFPIFIVYLISAVAETNRAPFDVAEGESEIVAGHHVEYSGFAFALFFLAEYIFMILIAALTSLMFLGGWLSPFPQSWGIIGTPSAFWMFVKMAAVLYWYLWIRATFPRYRYDQIMRLGWKVLIPIGFAYIVILGVWMISPLNLWK
- a CDS encoding NADH-quinone oxidoreductase subunit J; the encoded protein is MTFSAILFYILAAIVLYGALRTVTAKNPVHAALHLVLTFCVSAMIWMLMQAEFLGVTLVVVYVGAVMVLFLFVVMMLNIDIEEMRAGFWRHAPVAGVVGTLLAVALILILVNPKTDLAAFGLMKDIPADYNNIRDLGSRIYTDYLLPFELAAVLLLLGMVAAIALVHRKTTNPKRMDPADQVKVRADQGRMRLVKMEAVKPQTESAEENEVSDDLKPKEEGKA